A window of the Hypomesus transpacificus isolate Combined female chromosome 22, fHypTra1, whole genome shotgun sequence genome harbors these coding sequences:
- the LOC124484431 gene encoding amyloid beta precursor protein binding family B member 2-like isoform X1 has protein sequence MTERKNAKAMAAGSLQDRIQAGLDLPLQAEFPTPKTELVQRFQVFYLGVMPVARPIGMDILNGAIDSLVGSSSREDWVQVALNVADATVTISKEKEEEEVLVECRVRFLSFMGVGQDVHTFAFVMDGGGQHYDCHVFWCEPNAGSVSEAVQAACMLRYQKCLVARPPSQKACGSAPQGDSVSRRVSTSVKRGVLSLIDTLKQKRPVTELPQ, from the exons ATGACAGAGCGTAAGAATGCCAAAGCCATGGCGGCGGGTTCTCTCCAGGACAGGATTCAGGCAGGACTAGACCTCCCCCTCCAAG CAGAGTTCCCCACCCCAAAGACAGAGCTGGTCCAGAGGTTTCAGGTGTTCTACCTGGGCGTCATGCCTGTAGCCAGACCCATAG GAATGGACATCCTGAACGGAGCCATCGACAGTCTGGTGGGCTCGTCCAGTAGAGAGGACTGGGTCCAGGTGGCCCTCAACGTGGCCGACGCCACCGTCACCATCAGCAAGGAGAAG gaggaagaggaagtgctGGTGGAGTGCCGTGTGCGCTTCCTGTCCTTCATGGGTGTGGGCCAGGACGTGCATACGTTCGCCTTCGTCATGGACGGCGGCGGGCAGCACTACGACTGCCACGTGTTCTGGTGCGAGCCCAATGCCGGCAGCGTGTCGGAGGCCGTCCAGGCCGCGTGCATG CTGAGGTACCAGAAGTGTCTGGTGGCACGGCCCCCCTCCCAGAAGGCCTGTGGCTCCGCCCCCCAGGGAGACTCTGTGTCTCGCCGTGTCTCCACCAGCGTGAAGCGTGGCGTCCTCTCACTCATCGACACCCTCAAGCAGAAGAGACCTGTCACCGAGCTGCCCCAGTAA
- the LOC124484431 gene encoding amyloid beta precursor protein binding family B member 2-like isoform X2, producing the protein MTERKNAKAMAAGSLQDRIQAGLDLPLQEFPTPKTELVQRFQVFYLGVMPVARPIGMDILNGAIDSLVGSSSREDWVQVALNVADATVTISKEKEEEEVLVECRVRFLSFMGVGQDVHTFAFVMDGGGQHYDCHVFWCEPNAGSVSEAVQAACMLRYQKCLVARPPSQKACGSAPQGDSVSRRVSTSVKRGVLSLIDTLKQKRPVTELPQ; encoded by the exons ATGACAGAGCGTAAGAATGCCAAAGCCATGGCGGCGGGTTCTCTCCAGGACAGGATTCAGGCAGGACTAGACCTCCCCCTCCAAG AGTTCCCCACCCCAAAGACAGAGCTGGTCCAGAGGTTTCAGGTGTTCTACCTGGGCGTCATGCCTGTAGCCAGACCCATAG GAATGGACATCCTGAACGGAGCCATCGACAGTCTGGTGGGCTCGTCCAGTAGAGAGGACTGGGTCCAGGTGGCCCTCAACGTGGCCGACGCCACCGTCACCATCAGCAAGGAGAAG gaggaagaggaagtgctGGTGGAGTGCCGTGTGCGCTTCCTGTCCTTCATGGGTGTGGGCCAGGACGTGCATACGTTCGCCTTCGTCATGGACGGCGGCGGGCAGCACTACGACTGCCACGTGTTCTGGTGCGAGCCCAATGCCGGCAGCGTGTCGGAGGCCGTCCAGGCCGCGTGCATG CTGAGGTACCAGAAGTGTCTGGTGGCACGGCCCCCCTCCCAGAAGGCCTGTGGCTCCGCCCCCCAGGGAGACTCTGTGTCTCGCCGTGTCTCCACCAGCGTGAAGCGTGGCGTCCTCTCACTCATCGACACCCTCAAGCAGAAGAGACCTGTCACCGAGCTGCCCCAGTAA